A stretch of the Caminicella sporogenes DSM 14501 genome encodes the following:
- a CDS encoding transposase, which yields MSNRSKRYKEEFKKQIVKLIKDGKSPSEIVKEYNIARSTVNKWVKDYTTSGSFKAKDNRSQEENELIRLRKENQRLKMENDILKQAA from the coding sequence ATGTCTAATAGGTCAAAAAGATACAAAGAAGAATTTAAAAAACAGATAGTTAAATTAATCAAGGATGGTAAAAGTCCAAGTGAAATAGTAAAAGAATATAACATTGCTAGATCGACTGTAAATAAGTGGGTTAAAGACTATACAACATCAGGCTCATTTAAAGCAAAGGACAATAGAAGCCAAGAAGAAAATGAGCTAATAAGACTCAGAAAAGAAAATCAAAGATTAAAAATGGAGAATGATATTTTAAAGCAAGCGGC
- the brxL gene encoding protease Lon-related BREX system protein BrxL gives MESSDKTFNLNEKLNKYFAGRVVRKDLTKKIKEGANVPVYVLEYLLGMYCATDDEDSINEGVERVKKILSDNFVRPDEAEKVKSKIRELGQYTVIDKVTVKLNEKKDIYEAEFSNLGLKGVEIAPHYVKEYEKLLSGGIWCILKMSYYYDEEVKEISPFNISKLTPIQMPNMDIEEIFNGRRYFTKDEWIDVLLRSIGMEPTQLKENVKWHLLCRMIPLVENNYNLCELGPRGTGKSHIYKEISPNSILISGGQTTVANLFYNMARRKIGLVGLWDVVAFDEVAGITFKDKDGIQIMKDYMASGSFARGKEEKNASASMVFVGNINQSVDVLLKTSHLFDPFPEAMAYDTAFFDRMHYYIPGWEIPKFRPEYFTDEYGFITDYLAEFFREMRKRSYTDAFDKYFKLGNNLNQRDVIAVRKTVSGLVKLIYPNGEFKKEDIEEILRYALVGRRRVKEQLKKIGGMEFYDVHFSYIDKESFNEEFVTVPEQGGGKLIPEGIGKPGHVYTVGHSHSGMIGVYKIETEVVNGSGKFERTGLGSNRDAKESINIAFNYFKANKKNISGTISVQNNDFLMHIQDLQGIGITSELSLAAFIALCSGALRKPVQSQMVILGSMSIGGTINKVEELASTLQVCFDAGAKKILLPMASASDISTVPPELFAKFQIAFYQSPEDAVFKALGVE, from the coding sequence ATGGAAAGTTCTGATAAAACATTCAACCTTAATGAGAAATTAAATAAGTACTTTGCAGGTAGAGTAGTAAGAAAGGATTTAACTAAAAAGATTAAAGAAGGAGCCAATGTGCCTGTATATGTACTCGAATACTTGTTAGGAATGTATTGTGCTACTGATGATGAAGATAGTATAAATGAGGGTGTGGAGAGAGTTAAAAAGATTCTTTCTGACAATTTTGTTCGACCTGATGAAGCAGAGAAAGTCAAATCGAAAATTAGAGAATTAGGTCAGTATACGGTAATAGACAAAGTTACGGTAAAACTTAATGAAAAGAAAGATATATATGAAGCAGAGTTTTCTAATTTAGGACTTAAAGGAGTAGAGATAGCCCCTCATTATGTAAAAGAGTATGAAAAATTACTATCAGGTGGAATTTGGTGTATTTTAAAAATGAGTTATTATTACGATGAAGAAGTTAAAGAAATAAGTCCTTTTAATATATCAAAACTAACTCCAATTCAAATGCCTAATATGGATATTGAAGAAATATTTAATGGTAGAAGATATTTTACAAAAGATGAATGGATAGATGTGTTACTAAGATCTATTGGAATGGAGCCAACACAATTAAAAGAAAATGTTAAATGGCATTTGTTATGTCGTATGATACCTTTGGTTGAGAATAATTATAATCTTTGTGAACTAGGTCCGAGGGGAACAGGAAAATCGCATATTTATAAAGAAATTTCTCCTAATTCTATATTGATATCAGGTGGACAAACTACAGTTGCTAATCTTTTCTATAATATGGCGAGAAGAAAAATAGGACTTGTTGGTTTATGGGATGTAGTAGCATTTGATGAAGTAGCAGGTATAACTTTTAAAGACAAAGATGGAATTCAAATAATGAAAGACTACATGGCTTCAGGCTCATTTGCAAGAGGAAAAGAAGAAAAAAATGCTTCAGCATCAATGGTTTTTGTTGGAAATATAAATCAAAGTGTCGATGTATTATTAAAAACATCTCATTTATTTGATCCTTTCCCTGAAGCAATGGCATATGATACTGCTTTTTTTGATAGAATGCATTATTATATACCGGGATGGGAGATTCCTAAATTTAGGCCAGAATATTTTACAGATGAGTATGGTTTTATTACAGATTATTTAGCAGAATTTTTTAGGGAAATGAGGAAAAGATCTTACACAGATGCTTTTGATAAATACTTTAAATTAGGAAATAATTTAAACCAAAGAGATGTTATAGCAGTTAGAAAAACAGTTTCTGGACTTGTAAAACTCATATATCCTAATGGAGAATTTAAAAAAGAAGATATAGAGGAGATTCTAAGGTACGCTTTAGTTGGAAGAAGAAGGGTAAAAGAGCAATTGAAGAAAATTGGTGGCATGGAGTTTTATGATGTTCATTTTTCTTACATAGATAAAGAAAGTTTTAATGAAGAATTTGTAACTGTACCAGAGCAAGGTGGAGGCAAATTAATTCCAGAAGGAATAGGCAAACCTGGGCATGTATATACAGTTGGACATAGTCATTCTGGTATGATAGGAGTTTACAAAATTGAAACAGAAGTAGTAAATGGTTCTGGGAAATTTGAGAGAACTGGACTTGGCTCAAATAGAGATGCTAAAGAAAGTATTAATATTGCTTTTAATTATTTTAAAGCAAATAAAAAGAATATTAGTGGAACAATTTCGGTACAAAATAATGATTTTTTAATGCATATTCAAGATTTGCAAGGAATAGGAATAACATCTGAATTATCTTTAGCAGCATTTATTGCATTGTGTTCAGGAGCATTACGAAAACCTGTGCAAAGTCAGATGGTTATATTAGGTTCTATGAGTATTGGTGGAACAATAAATAAAGTTGAAGAACTTGCTAGTACATTACAAGTTTGTTTTGATGCTGGGGCTAAAAAAATATTGCTTCCTATGGCGTCAGCATCGGATATTAGTACTGTACCACCAGAACTTTTTGCAAAATTTCAGATAGCATTTTATCAAAGTCCTGAAGATGCGGTATTTAAAGCCTTAGGAGTGGAATAA